A genomic stretch from Prochlorococcus marinus str. MIT 9312 includes:
- the rpsE gene encoding 30S ribosomal protein S5, with the protein MTDTPTKQEITSKNDKVPGAIPGEQKKNNRNNDRKRNRRGDSKNLERDSDWQERVVQIRRVSKTVKGGKKMSFRAIVVVGNEKGQVGVGVGKAGDVIGAVRKGVSDGKKNLVRVPLTPNNSIPTLSKGRDGAANVLIRPAAPGTGVIAGGSIRTVLELAGIKNVLAKRLGSKTPLNNARAAMVALSQLRTHKSASRERGISLEQLYS; encoded by the coding sequence ATGACTGACACTCCAACAAAACAAGAAATTACATCCAAGAATGATAAAGTTCCTGGAGCTATTCCTGGCGAACAAAAAAAGAATAATCGTAATAACGATCGAAAAAGAAATAGAAGAGGTGATTCGAAAAATCTTGAGAGAGATTCTGATTGGCAAGAAAGAGTTGTTCAAATAAGACGAGTATCTAAAACTGTTAAGGGTGGAAAAAAAATGAGTTTTAGAGCAATCGTCGTTGTTGGTAATGAGAAAGGTCAAGTTGGAGTTGGAGTTGGAAAAGCTGGAGATGTCATTGGTGCTGTTAGAAAGGGAGTTTCAGATGGCAAAAAGAATCTTGTTCGAGTTCCCTTAACTCCAAATAATTCAATACCAACTTTATCTAAAGGTAGAGATGGAGCTGCAAATGTACTTATTAGGCCAGCTGCACCAGGTACAGGTGTAATTGCTGGTGGTTCAATTAGAACAGTTTTAGAATTAGCAGGCATAAAAAATGTCTTAGCAAAAAGATTGGGTAGTAAAACACCTTTAAATAATGCAAGAGCTGCTATGGTAGCTCTTTCTCAATTAAGAACACACAAATCTGCTTCAAGGGAGAGAGGGATCTCACTTGAACAGCTCTATTCTTGA
- the rplP gene encoding 50S ribosomal protein L16, producing the protein MLSPKRTKFRKQHRGRMRGVASKGNTIAFGQFALQAQDCGWVTARQIEASRRAMTRYIKRGGQIWIRIFPDKPVTMRPAETRMGSGKGNPEFWVAVVKPGRILFEMGGDDITEEIAKEAMRLAQYKLPVKTKFISSDKNLEVSSQENTKNNKESQEEVKQ; encoded by the coding sequence ATGCTTAGTCCAAAACGTACTAAATTTCGTAAACAACATAGAGGCAGAATGAGGGGAGTAGCCTCTAAAGGCAATACGATCGCTTTCGGCCAATTTGCTCTCCAAGCTCAAGACTGTGGTTGGGTCACTGCTCGTCAAATTGAAGCAAGTAGACGAGCAATGACAAGATATATTAAGCGTGGAGGTCAAATCTGGATAAGAATATTTCCTGATAAACCTGTCACCATGAGACCTGCTGAAACTAGAATGGGTTCTGGTAAAGGTAATCCCGAGTTTTGGGTTGCAGTTGTAAAACCAGGGAGAATACTTTTTGAAATGGGTGGAGATGATATTACAGAGGAAATTGCAAAAGAAGCTATGCGTCTAGCTCAATACAAACTTCCTGTAAAGACAAAATTTATCTCGAGTGATAAAAATCTAGAAGTTTCTTCTCAAGAAAACACAAAAAATAATAAAGAATCTCAAGAGGAGGTTAAACAGTGA
- the rpsH gene encoding 30S ribosomal protein S8 produces MSNHDPISDMLTRIRNASQKKHTTTTIPGSKMSLSIAKVLQKEGFISDINEEGEGYKSQIILSLKYSGKNKFPTIRSMQRVSKPGLRIYKNTRGLPKVLGGLGVAIISTSKGVMSDRDARKQGIGGEVLCYVY; encoded by the coding sequence ATGTCAAATCACGATCCTATTTCAGATATGCTTACTCGAATTAGAAATGCGAGTCAAAAAAAGCATACAACTACAACAATCCCAGGTTCAAAAATGTCCTTGAGTATTGCTAAAGTGCTTCAAAAAGAGGGGTTCATTTCTGATATTAATGAGGAAGGAGAAGGTTATAAATCACAAATAATACTCAGTCTCAAATATAGTGGTAAAAATAAATTCCCCACTATTCGGTCTATGCAAAGAGTTAGTAAACCAGGTTTGAGAATTTATAAAAATACAAGAGGCTTACCAAAAGTACTTGGAGGTCTTGGAGTTGCCATTATCTCAACTTCTAAAGGCGTCATGAGTGATCGCGATGCCAGGAAGCAAGGCATTGGCGGTGAAGTCCTTTGCTATGTTTATTAA
- the rpsC gene encoding 30S ribosomal protein S3, giving the protein MGHKIHPSGLRLGITQEHRSKWFATSKTYPILLQEDFKIRTFIQKKYGAAGISDVLIARKADQLELELKTARPGVIVGRQGSGIEELRAGIQKTIGDNTRQVRINVVEVERVDADAFLLAEYISQQLEKRVAFRRTIRMALQRAQRAGVLGLKIQVGGRLNGAEIARTEWTREGRVPLHTLRAEIDYATREANTTYGVLGIKVWVFKGEVLPKEEKTIPVGASPKRKAGRRPQQFEDRSNENS; this is encoded by the coding sequence ATGGGACATAAAATACATCCTTCTGGACTAAGATTAGGAATTACACAAGAGCATCGTTCCAAATGGTTTGCTACTTCCAAGACATATCCAATTCTTCTCCAAGAAGATTTTAAAATTCGTACTTTCATACAGAAAAAATATGGTGCAGCAGGAATTAGCGATGTATTAATAGCTAGAAAAGCTGATCAACTTGAACTTGAATTAAAAACTGCAAGACCAGGAGTGATTGTGGGAAGACAAGGAAGTGGTATTGAAGAATTAAGAGCTGGAATTCAAAAAACTATAGGAGATAATACAAGGCAAGTTAGAATAAATGTTGTTGAAGTAGAGCGTGTTGACGCCGACGCTTTTTTACTGGCTGAATATATCTCTCAACAACTGGAAAAAAGAGTTGCTTTTAGAAGAACTATAAGGATGGCCCTACAAAGGGCTCAAAGAGCTGGTGTCTTAGGTCTAAAAATACAAGTAGGTGGAAGGTTAAATGGCGCTGAAATTGCTAGAACAGAATGGACTAGAGAAGGTAGAGTCCCTCTACATACCTTGAGAGCTGAAATTGATTATGCGACTCGTGAAGCTAACACAACTTACGGTGTTTTAGGCATTAAAGTTTGGGTTTTTAAAGGAGAAGTTCTTCCTAAAGAAGAAAAAACAATTCCAGTGGGTGCAAGCCCCAAAAGGAAAGCTGGTAGAAGACCTCAGCAATTTGAGGATCGTTCAAATGAGAATTCATAG
- the rplE gene encoding 50S ribosomal protein L5: MTLKNRYKESIRPKLLKDLGLKNIHQVPKVVKVNVNRGLGEAASNSKSLEASLNEMATITGQKALVTRAKKAIAGFKIREGMPIGCTVTLRGDRMYSFLERFINLALPRIRDFRGVNPKSFDGRGNYTVGVKEQLIFPEISFDKIDSIRGMDITIVTSARSDQEGKALLQELGMPFSKN, translated from the coding sequence ATGACTCTAAAAAATCGCTACAAAGAATCAATTAGGCCAAAACTTTTAAAGGATCTTGGTCTTAAAAATATTCATCAAGTACCTAAAGTTGTCAAAGTCAACGTAAACAGAGGCCTTGGTGAGGCAGCTTCAAATTCAAAATCTCTAGAAGCCTCTTTAAACGAAATGGCAACAATTACAGGACAAAAGGCCTTAGTAACTAGGGCTAAAAAAGCCATCGCGGGTTTTAAAATTCGTGAAGGTATGCCCATTGGTTGTACTGTAACTTTGAGAGGAGACAGGATGTATTCTTTTTTGGAGAGATTTATAAATCTTGCGTTACCAAGAATCAGAGACTTTAGAGGAGTCAATCCAAAAAGTTTTGATGGGAGAGGTAATTACACCGTTGGAGTGAAAGAGCAATTGATTTTTCCTGAAATCTCTTTTGATAAAATAGATTCAATAAGAGGTATGGATATAACTATTGTCACTAGTGCAAGATCAGATCAGGAAGGTAAAGCTCTTTTGCAAGAGTTAGGAATGCCTTTTAGTAAGAATTAA
- the rplV gene encoding 50S ribosomal protein L22 yields the protein MTNTSETTKTAIAHGNYVRGSASKVRRVLDQIRGRSYRDALIMLEFMPYRSTDPITKVLRSAVANAEHNYGMDPSTLIISSAWANNGPVMKRYRPRAQGRAFSIKKQTCHISISVESAPTQINAEVQN from the coding sequence ATGACTAATACATCTGAAACAACAAAAACAGCAATTGCTCATGGAAACTATGTTCGCGGATCAGCTTCTAAAGTGAGAAGAGTTTTGGATCAAATAAGGGGTCGGTCATATAGAGATGCATTAATTATGTTGGAATTTATGCCTTACAGATCTACTGATCCTATTACTAAAGTTCTAAGATCTGCAGTTGCTAATGCAGAGCATAATTATGGAATGGATCCATCCACCTTAATTATTTCCTCTGCATGGGCTAATAATGGTCCTGTAATGAAAAGGTATAGGCCTAGAGCTCAAGGTAGAGCTTTTTCTATCAAAAAACAGACTTGCCATATTAGTATTTCTGTTGAATCTGCTCCTACTCAAATTAATGCGGAGGTACAAAACTAA
- the rplF gene encoding 50S ribosomal protein L6 has translation MSRIGKTPVLIPEKVTVDLDGLIVTVKGPKGELKRLMPEGVSFDKKDNTVVVSPTTNKIHSRQRHGLCRALIANMVEGVTQGFSKKLEIVGVGSRAQVKGKNLVVSAGYSHPVEMIPPDGITYKVESNTNVTVSGIDKEIVGNEAAKIRSIRPPEPYKGKGIKYHDERILRKAGKSGKK, from the coding sequence ATGTCAAGAATCGGAAAAACACCAGTACTTATTCCAGAAAAAGTTACAGTTGATTTGGATGGATTAATAGTTACTGTAAAAGGTCCCAAGGGTGAGTTAAAACGTTTGATGCCTGAGGGAGTTAGTTTTGATAAAAAAGATAATACTGTCGTAGTAAGTCCTACTACAAATAAAATACATTCAAGGCAAAGACATGGTTTATGCAGAGCCTTAATTGCAAATATGGTTGAAGGGGTTACTCAAGGTTTTTCAAAGAAACTTGAAATTGTAGGGGTTGGATCCAGAGCACAAGTAAAAGGTAAAAATCTAGTTGTAAGTGCAGGATATAGTCATCCTGTAGAAATGATCCCCCCTGATGGTATAACATACAAGGTTGAGAGTAATACAAACGTTACCGTATCTGGAATTGATAAGGAGATTGTTGGCAATGAAGCAGCAAAAATCAGATCAATTAGACCTCCAGAGCCATATAAAGGAAAAGGAATTAAATACCATGATGAGAGAATTCTCAGAAAAGCTGGTAAATCTGGCAAAAAATAA
- the rplN gene encoding 50S ribosomal protein L14 — MIQQETYLTVADNSGAKRLQCIRVLGSNRRYAHVGDVIVATVKDALPNMGVKKSEVVKAVIVRTKATLRRNTGNSIRFDDNAAVLINEDKNPKGTRVFGPVARELRDKNYTKIVSLAPEVI, encoded by the coding sequence ATGATTCAACAAGAAACTTATTTAACAGTCGCTGATAATAGCGGTGCGAAAAGACTCCAATGTATTAGGGTTTTAGGATCTAATAGAAGATATGCACATGTTGGGGATGTAATTGTAGCAACTGTAAAAGATGCACTTCCGAATATGGGAGTTAAGAAATCTGAAGTTGTAAAAGCCGTCATCGTTAGAACTAAAGCAACATTAAGAAGAAATACTGGTAATTCCATCAGATTTGATGATAATGCTGCTGTTTTGATTAATGAAGATAAGAATCCAAAAGGTACTAGAGTTTTTGGTCCTGTAGCTAGAGAACTGCGGGATAAAAATTACACTAAGATTGTTTCTCTTGCTCCGGAGGTGATTTAA
- the rpmC gene encoding 50S ribosomal protein L29 has translation MKNSESLKEFKKLNSAQITEKIDQLRKDLFDLRFKQATRQLNETHKFKTIKKQVAQLLTLSKSQSASQTTSE, from the coding sequence GTGAAAAACTCAGAGTCACTTAAAGAATTTAAAAAATTAAATTCTGCTCAAATTACTGAAAAGATTGACCAATTAAGAAAAGATCTTTTTGATTTGAGATTCAAGCAAGCTACTAGACAGCTTAATGAAACTCATAAATTTAAAACCATTAAGAAACAAGTTGCACAATTACTAACTCTCAGTAAGAGTCAATCTGCTTCTCAAACAACTTCTGAATAA
- the rplO gene encoding 50S ribosomal protein L15 — protein sequence MTSTLNTLKSNSGSRKKKLRKGRGIAAGQGASCGFGMRGQKSRSGRPTRPGFEGGQMPLYRRVPKLKHFEIINQKNFSIINLDKLKDFNDNDTVNLDSLVKKGLIFKPKFPLKILGNGKVNVKLTVQAHAFTKVAKQKIEDAGGSCELLNNK from the coding sequence ATGACTTCAACATTAAATACACTTAAATCAAACTCTGGCTCTAGAAAGAAAAAATTAAGAAAAGGTAGGGGTATTGCTGCTGGACAGGGTGCTTCATGTGGTTTTGGAATGAGGGGTCAAAAGTCTCGTTCTGGAAGACCAACACGTCCAGGTTTTGAAGGTGGGCAAATGCCTTTGTATAGAAGAGTTCCAAAATTAAAGCACTTTGAAATAATTAATCAAAAGAACTTTTCTATAATAAATTTAGATAAATTAAAAGATTTCAATGATAATGATACTGTTAACCTAGACTCGCTAGTTAAGAAAGGATTGATCTTTAAGCCAAAATTCCCTTTAAAAATTCTTGGCAATGGAAAAGTTAATGTAAAGTTAACAGTTCAAGCTCATGCATTCACAAAAGTTGCAAAGCAAAAAATTGAGGACGCAGGTGGATCTTGCGAGCTTCTAAATAATAAATAA
- the rpsQ gene encoding 30S ribosomal protein S17 — protein MALKERIGTVVSDKMDKTVVVAVINRYPHPTYKKIVSRTTRYKAHDPENTCALGDRVKIRETRPLSAHKRWAIQEILNKTSQTKEVKK, from the coding sequence ATGGCACTTAAAGAAAGAATTGGAACTGTTGTCAGCGACAAGATGGATAAGACGGTTGTTGTTGCTGTTATTAACAGATATCCACATCCTACTTATAAAAAAATTGTAAGTAGAACCACAAGATATAAGGCACATGATCCTGAAAATACATGTGCTTTAGGTGATCGAGTTAAGATTAGAGAAACTAGACCGCTTAGCGCTCATAAAAGATGGGCAATACAAGAGATCCTCAATAAAACTAGTCAGACAAAGGAGGTTAAAAAATGA
- the rpsS gene encoding 30S ribosomal protein S19, giving the protein MGRSLKKGPFIADSLLKKVEKQNTDNDKSVIKTWSRASTILPLMIGHTIAVHNGKTHIPVFITEQMIGHKLGEFAPTRTYRGHIRDKKGAKS; this is encoded by the coding sequence ATGGGACGTTCACTAAAAAAAGGACCTTTTATAGCAGATAGCTTGCTTAAAAAGGTAGAAAAACAAAATACCGATAATGACAAGTCTGTTATCAAAACTTGGTCTAGAGCCTCTACGATTTTACCTTTAATGATTGGCCACACAATTGCTGTTCATAATGGTAAGACTCACATTCCTGTATTTATTACCGAACAAATGATAGGCCATAAATTAGGAGAATTTGCTCCTACACGTACTTACCGTGGCCACATAAGAGATAAGAAAGGAGCAAAATCATGA
- the rplR gene encoding 50S ribosomal protein L18 yields the protein MTKLSRKLQTQKRHRRLRRSVIGDATRPRLSVFRSNNHIYAQVIDDSAQKTICSASTVDKELREKSDKLPSDCNSSSIVGKLLANRAIKKGIKQVIFDRGGNLYHGRVKALADAAREAGLEF from the coding sequence ATGACCAAACTTTCCAGGAAATTACAAACCCAAAAAAGACACAGAAGATTAAGAAGATCTGTAATAGGAGATGCAACGCGTCCCAGATTGTCTGTTTTTCGCTCTAATAACCATATTTATGCCCAGGTTATAGACGATAGTGCTCAAAAAACTATTTGTTCGGCCTCAACAGTTGACAAAGAACTCAGAGAAAAATCAGACAAATTACCTTCCGATTGTAATTCTTCTTCTATTGTTGGAAAATTATTAGCAAATAGAGCTATAAAAAAAGGGATTAAGCAAGTAATTTTTGACCGTGGAGGTAATTTATATCACGGGAGAGTTAAAGCTCTTGCAGATGCTGCTCGCGAAGCTGGCCTAGAATTCTAA
- the secY gene encoding preprotein translocase subunit SecY, with protein MFVNKSRNPSASEILSQLFLNKELRSRVLTTLGLLLLVRLGIYIPMPGIDRVAFKSFIDQGGQLIGFLDIFTGGGISTLGIFALGILPFINASIIIQLLTASLPVLEDLQKNEGEAGRRKIAQITRYVSLGWGFLQSIIFSLILRQYAIQGISETTFVLQTSIALVTGSMLVMWFSEIITEKGIGQGASLVIFLNIVSTLPKALSSTIEKAQTGDRGDVLGIAVLLGVFLLTIVGIIFVQEGARRIPIVSAKRQIGNATLLPTRQSYLPLKLNAGGVMPIIFASALIFLPITIANVTGNPFLIKIASSLNPGSSNPWPYALTFFALILGFSFFYASLTINPVDVASNLKKGGVAIPGVRPGSNTANYLSGIQNRLTLLGGLFLGSVAIIPAAVERATNVQTFQGLGATSLLILVGVAIDTAKQIQTYVISQRYEGLINN; from the coding sequence ATGTTTGTCAACAAAAGTAGAAATCCTAGCGCTTCTGAAATACTATCCCAATTATTTTTAAATAAAGAGCTAAGGAGTAGAGTTTTAACAACTTTAGGGCTTCTTCTTTTAGTAAGACTTGGTATCTATATCCCCATGCCAGGTATTGATAGGGTTGCTTTTAAAAGTTTTATAGATCAAGGAGGTCAATTAATAGGATTCTTAGATATTTTTACTGGAGGAGGAATTTCAACCTTAGGAATCTTCGCATTAGGCATACTTCCTTTTATAAACGCATCAATTATTATTCAGCTTCTTACAGCTTCCTTACCTGTTCTTGAAGATTTACAAAAAAATGAGGGGGAAGCTGGTAGAAGAAAAATTGCTCAAATAACTAGATATGTTTCTTTGGGTTGGGGGTTCTTGCAGAGTATCATTTTTTCATTAATCCTTAGACAATATGCAATACAGGGCATAAGTGAAACTACATTTGTCTTGCAAACATCTATTGCTTTAGTTACTGGGTCAATGTTAGTGATGTGGTTTAGTGAAATTATTACAGAGAAAGGTATTGGACAAGGAGCTTCATTGGTAATATTTTTGAATATTGTTTCGACTTTGCCAAAGGCTCTAAGTTCAACAATCGAAAAGGCTCAAACTGGTGATAGAGGAGACGTTTTAGGTATAGCAGTTTTACTTGGAGTTTTTTTACTTACAATTGTTGGGATAATTTTTGTCCAAGAGGGTGCGAGACGTATTCCTATCGTTAGTGCAAAAAGGCAAATAGGAAATGCAACATTACTTCCTACAAGGCAAAGTTATTTACCTTTAAAATTAAATGCAGGTGGAGTCATGCCTATTATCTTTGCATCTGCTTTAATTTTTTTACCAATCACTATTGCAAATGTAACTGGTAATCCATTCTTAATAAAAATAGCTAGTAGTTTAAATCCTGGATCCTCAAATCCATGGCCATATGCTCTTACATTCTTCGCCTTGATTTTGGGATTCTCCTTTTTTTATGCATCCCTTACGATTAATCCAGTGGATGTGGCATCAAACCTAAAGAAAGGAGGAGTAGCAATACCAGGGGTTAGACCTGGAAGTAATACAGCAAACTACTTATCAGGGATACAAAATAGGTTGACATTATTAGGAGGATTATTTCTGGGATCAGTAGCTATAATCCCAGCTGCAGTAGAAAGAGCGACAAATGTCCAGACTTTTCAAGGTTTAGGAGCAACTTCATTACTCATCCTCGTGGGTGTTGCTATTGATACTGCTAAGCAAATTCAGACTTATGTTATTTCCCAAAGGTATGAGGGACTAATTAACAATTAA
- the rplX gene encoding 50S ribosomal protein L24, producing the protein MLDSLKQKKNFQRIKMRIKTGDLVKVINGKDKGKTGEVLKTIPLENRVVVKGINLRTKHVKPTQEGETGRILTEEASLHASNVMFFSKDKNLTSKIEYFIDKQGVKKRRLKKTGEVID; encoded by the coding sequence ATGTTGGATTCATTAAAACAAAAGAAAAATTTCCAAAGAATAAAAATGAGAATCAAAACTGGAGATTTGGTAAAAGTAATTAATGGCAAGGACAAAGGGAAAACTGGTGAGGTTTTAAAAACTATCCCTCTTGAAAATAGAGTGGTAGTTAAGGGCATTAACCTTAGGACTAAACATGTAAAACCAACTCAGGAAGGAGAAACTGGAAGAATACTTACAGAAGAAGCATCTTTGCATGCTTCAAATGTAATGTTCTTTTCAAAAGATAAAAATCTTACAAGTAAGATTGAATACTTTATTGATAAACAGGGAGTAAAAAAAAGAAGGTTGAAGAAAACTGGTGAAGTAATTGATTAA